One genomic window of Caenorhabditis elegans chromosome I includes the following:
- the homt-1 gene encoding Alpha N-terminal protein methyltransferase 1 (Confirmed by transcript evidence), protein MSSSSSSRIHNGEDVYEKAEEYWSRASQDVNGMLGGFEALHAPDISASKRFIEGLKKKNLFGYFDYALDCGAGIGRVTKHLLMPFFSKVDMEDVVEELITKSDQYIGKHPRIGDKFVEGLQTFAPPERRYDLIWIQWVSGHLVDEDLVDFFKRCAKGLKPGGCIVLKDNVTNHEKRLFDDDDHSWTRTEPELLKAFADSQLDMVSKALQTGFPKEIYPVKMYALKPQHTGFTNN, encoded by the exons ATGAgctcttcatcatcttctaGAATTCACAATGGTGAAGATGTTTATGAAAAG GCGGAGGAATACTGGAGCCGCGCGAGCCAGGACGTCAACGGAATGCTCGGCGGATTCGAAGCGCTTCACGCGCCCGACATATCGGCGTCGAAACGATTTATTGAAGGACTGAAGAAAAAG aatctATTCGGCTACTTTGACTATGCACTGGACTGCGGAGCGGGTATCGGACGTGTTACAAAGCATCTCTTAATGCCATTCTTCTCGAAAGTTGATATGGAAGACGTCGTCGAGGAGTTGATCACGAAAAGTGATCAATATATTGGAAAACATCCACGAATTGGAGATAAATTCGTCGAAGGACTGCAGACGTTTGCACCGCCCGAACGACGTTATGATTTGATATGGATTCAATGGGTTTCAGGGCATTTGGTTGATGAGGATTTGGTTGATTTCTTTAAAAGATGTGCG aaaggaCTGAAACCTGGTGGATGTATTGTGCTCAAGGATAATGTGACAAATCACGAGAAACGGTTATTCGACGATGATGATCATAGTTGGACGAGAACAGAG CCCGAGCTTCTTAAAGCGTTCGCCGATTCTCAACTGGACATGGTCTCGAAAGCACTGCAAACCGGATTCCCAAAGGAGATTTATCCAGTAAAAATGTATGCATTGAAGCCTCAACACACCGGATTCACCAATAATTGA